One genomic region from Sphingobacterium sp. UGAL515B_05 encodes:
- a CDS encoding carboxypeptidase regulatory-like domain-containing protein has translation MSILKLILLFLFLLQAINSFAQETSGTINGKVQSSSGTLVEKATVTVIHTPTGTRYVQSTDKDGRFTLNNIRIGGPYTVDVSSIGLQTERKENIFVRLGETLQTDFIMQQRNETLSEVVVTGRRADTRAGTVGTGNHFSGEQVRNMPTVNRSITDVTRLTPQGSRDNSFGGTNFRYNNVTIDGAINNDAIGFSPSLGGQTGTSGMAGSSTRTNTISIDAIQDMQVYLAPYDVKIGNFTGGSVNAVTRSGTNQVEGSVYAYGRNAALTGKDRVGTLGKMNRDFYDYQTGFRIGFPLIKDKLFFFSNEEFTRRQDPTQLRVGTIETAHILEQRDVEAIAEAARSRYGDIFNIGTAGNYTNWSRSTKFFNRLDWNINAKHQLAIRNNTIFSKATHMDRDQQDFRFSSMAFEQENNQTSTVAELKSRFSNNLSSNIVLGYTQVNDRRDPLSDPSLPQVQIQGRTPGTTIYLGTDREASIFNMRQGTWEITANLNWTKGRHKLLFGTHNELYRIRYGFVNSWNGRVDYNSIADFVANVPYRVRGSYNYKDNSRSYILDHPAANFSVGMYSLYIQDEIRINDRFQIIPGLRADLAALPTMPTRSDKVNDMWSDPTFGTTYTYTPPNRLRNEFLNRIQLSPRIGFRWEAMDNKQLTVRGGAGLFTGRIPFAWLAYAYYNTGNSYGAFDQKADQKPFAPGSDPIKPSPNGIGEFIAQNGAVINDPSTGKTQVDLVDNNFVLPQVLRSSLGIDYKVESWKFTVEGIYTKNIKDVLFQQLNNKDNPLWYGYDLNKQQPVYSGTVDNRFSNVYLLSNTNQGYRYSITGTIGKTIKEKLNATLSYTYGESKDLSNGVRNSMESNWQLNQSLVPNNPKLAYSNFDIRHRIVSSVNYEQTWRNAGRTNFTLYVSAQSGSPFTYGIVNNSIQGLPQQVSLVYIPRQTETIHYFKDLANGLSAQQQADAFNRFIDGNDYLSSRRGDFTARNMGRTPWNVQADLRIAHDLFLQKSKKQFITFSVDVMNLTNLISKKWGIQYFSPNTFNSTSSVGLTPSLFPPRQNADSWPVFTFSDPGQPYSIDYFNSRAQIQGGVRYTF, from the coding sequence ATGTCAATACTAAAGCTAATTTTACTCTTTTTATTTCTTTTGCAAGCAATCAATTCTTTTGCGCAGGAAACTTCGGGTACAATTAACGGAAAGGTGCAAAGTAGCAGTGGAACTCTTGTGGAGAAGGCGACCGTTACTGTGATACACACACCAACGGGAACCCGTTATGTGCAATCGACCGATAAAGATGGACGTTTTACTTTAAATAATATTCGTATTGGCGGTCCATATACAGTTGATGTAAGTAGCATTGGATTACAAACAGAACGTAAAGAAAATATATTTGTGCGTTTGGGAGAAACCTTGCAGACTGATTTTATTATGCAACAGCGTAATGAAACACTTAGTGAGGTTGTTGTGACTGGCCGAAGAGCTGATACAAGGGCAGGGACAGTAGGGACCGGAAATCATTTCAGTGGTGAGCAAGTCAGGAATATGCCTACAGTCAACCGTTCGATTACCGATGTAACCCGGCTTACACCTCAAGGAAGTCGCGATAATAGTTTCGGTGGTACAAACTTTAGGTATAATAATGTCACGATAGACGGTGCCATCAATAATGATGCAATAGGTTTTAGCCCCTCTCTTGGCGGACAAACGGGGACCTCAGGAATGGCGGGGAGCAGTACAAGAACAAACACCATATCAATAGATGCCATTCAGGATATGCAAGTATATTTGGCTCCCTACGATGTCAAGATCGGAAATTTTACAGGCGGCTCGGTCAATGCTGTCACTCGAAGTGGTACAAACCAAGTTGAAGGTTCGGTTTACGCCTATGGACGGAATGCCGCGTTAACGGGTAAGGACCGTGTGGGAACTTTGGGGAAAATGAATAGAGATTTTTATGATTATCAAACAGGTTTCCGAATAGGATTTCCTTTAATAAAAGATAAATTATTCTTTTTCAGTAATGAGGAGTTTACCAGGCGCCAAGATCCTACGCAGTTGCGTGTTGGAACTATCGAAACAGCTCATATTCTGGAGCAACGAGATGTAGAAGCAATAGCCGAAGCCGCTCGTTCTCGCTATGGTGATATTTTTAATATTGGAACCGCAGGTAATTATACAAATTGGTCCCGGTCAACCAAGTTTTTCAATCGTTTAGACTGGAATATAAATGCCAAACATCAGTTGGCAATCCGTAACAATACAATCTTTAGTAAAGCAACTCATATGGATCGGGATCAACAGGATTTTCGGTTCAGTAGTATGGCCTTTGAACAAGAGAACAACCAAACAAGTACCGTTGCAGAATTGAAAAGTAGATTCAGTAATAATCTTTCTTCCAATATTGTGTTGGGATATACACAGGTAAATGATCGGCGTGACCCTTTGAGTGATCCTTCCTTACCTCAGGTACAGATACAGGGGCGTACACCGGGCACAACAATTTATCTTGGAACTGATCGTGAAGCTAGTATATTTAATATGCGCCAAGGTACCTGGGAGATTACGGCCAATCTAAATTGGACAAAAGGTAGGCATAAATTGTTATTTGGAACACATAATGAGCTTTATCGCATTCGGTATGGGTTTGTTAACAGTTGGAATGGTCGGGTTGATTACAATAGTATTGCGGATTTCGTCGCGAATGTTCCGTATCGCGTAAGAGGAAGTTACAACTATAAGGATAATTCACGTTCTTACATTTTGGATCATCCCGCGGCTAACTTCTCTGTTGGTATGTATAGTCTCTACATTCAGGATGAAATCCGTATAAATGATCGTTTCCAAATCATACCTGGACTCCGTGCGGATTTGGCAGCATTGCCAACAATGCCGACACGAAGTGATAAAGTCAATGACATGTGGTCTGACCCCACTTTTGGCACAACCTACACCTATACGCCACCAAATCGGTTAAGAAATGAGTTTCTAAATAGAATACAGTTGTCTCCGAGAATTGGCTTTCGATGGGAGGCAATGGACAATAAGCAATTGACTGTCCGGGGTGGCGCCGGTTTGTTTACAGGACGTATACCGTTTGCCTGGTTGGCTTATGCATACTATAATACGGGTAACAGTTATGGTGCTTTCGATCAAAAAGCAGACCAGAAACCATTTGCACCTGGGTCTGACCCTATAAAGCCAAGTCCGAATGGAATAGGTGAGTTTATAGCGCAGAATGGCGCTGTCATAAATGATCCAAGTACCGGAAAAACGCAGGTTGATCTGGTCGATAACAATTTTGTGCTGCCACAGGTGTTGCGGTCCAGCTTGGGTATAGATTACAAGGTGGAAAGCTGGAAATTTACGGTTGAAGGTATTTATACAAAGAATATTAAAGATGTTCTATTTCAGCAGCTGAACAACAAGGATAACCCATTATGGTATGGGTATGACCTCAATAAACAACAACCTGTTTATAGCGGTACTGTGGATAATCGTTTCTCGAATGTATATCTTCTGAGTAATACCAATCAAGGCTACCGCTACAGTATAACAGGGACCATTGGGAAAACGATCAAAGAAAAATTGAATGCCACACTGAGCTATACCTATGGAGAATCAAAGGATTTAAGTAATGGCGTACGTAATTCTATGGAAAGTAACTGGCAACTGAATCAGTCACTTGTCCCTAATAATCCAAAGTTAGCTTACAGCAATTTCGATATCCGTCACCGTATCGTTTCGAGTGTAAATTACGAACAAACTTGGCGTAATGCAGGACGTACGAATTTTACCTTGTATGTCAGTGCGCAATCTGGAAGTCCATTTACCTATGGTATCGTCAATAACAGCATACAAGGCTTGCCACAACAAGTAAGTTTGGTTTATATTCCAAGACAGACGGAAACAATTCATTACTTTAAAGATCTTGCAAATGGTCTTTCTGCTCAGCAGCAAGCAGATGCTTTTAATCGGTTCATTGATGGTAATGATTATCTGAGCTCCCGTAGGGGTGATTTTACAGCGCGTAATATGGGACGTACACCATGGAATGTACAGGCAGATCTTCGAATTGCACATGATCTCTTTCTTCAGAAGTCAAAGAAACAATTTATAACATTTTCGGTGGATGTTATGAACTTGACTAATCTAATCTCCAAGAAATGGGGTATTCAATATTTTTCGCCCAATACATTTAATTCGACGAGTAGTGTGGGCCTTACCCCATCATTATTTCCGCCGAGGCAAAATGCTGATAGCTGGCCCGTATTTACCTTTAGTGATCCTGGGCAGCCTTATAGCATCGATTATTTTAACTCAAGAGCACAAATACAAGGTGGGGTTCGATATACATTCTAG
- a CDS encoding fasciclin domain-containing protein, protein MRRHNFSYSKCSLFLLTINLLFACKKEENTTNFDNNKVNLVVADNFNLSVFNAALRVSNMDKELQKGEGPYTLLAPSDNAFGKAGYPTVVSMLSERAAIVSNIANYHILDGKYELDKLPFLFNQELKTRRGKVYATHWVKGADTVLTLNGARILTQNLPASNGLIQVLDRVMTPYVHDKIVDAINADASISIFARAIKRTGILSDKTNQGAYTVFAPNNAAMTLLGFQSVQDVELANLDDLKKLVRYHILHDRRFVYDYILSTGNTNMSKQTMLDGNSVDIKLVPNTSSPGSFSGITLRGLGNTTDVLLQKQDILTGDGVLHIVDQGLRLTQ, encoded by the coding sequence ATGAGACGACATAATTTTAGTTATAGCAAGTGTAGCCTATTTTTGCTGACGATCAATCTATTATTTGCTTGTAAAAAGGAAGAAAACACGACGAATTTTGACAATAATAAGGTCAACTTGGTCGTTGCCGATAATTTTAATTTATCGGTATTTAATGCTGCATTACGTGTCAGTAACATGGATAAAGAGCTGCAAAAGGGCGAAGGTCCCTATACTTTGCTTGCTCCATCCGACAATGCCTTTGGAAAGGCGGGTTATCCAACTGTAGTGAGCATGCTGTCTGAACGCGCAGCAATAGTTTCTAATATCGCTAATTATCATATACTGGATGGGAAATATGAGCTAGATAAGCTTCCTTTTCTGTTCAATCAGGAATTGAAAACACGTCGCGGTAAGGTCTATGCCACACATTGGGTAAAAGGAGCTGATACAGTACTGACATTGAATGGAGCACGTATATTGACACAAAATTTGCCTGCATCTAATGGACTGATTCAAGTGCTCGACCGCGTTATGACTCCTTATGTACATGATAAGATTGTCGATGCTATCAACGCAGATGCGAGTATCAGCATATTTGCTCGTGCTATAAAAAGGACCGGCATTTTATCCGATAAGACAAATCAGGGAGCCTATACAGTTTTTGCACCAAATAATGCTGCAATGACTCTGCTGGGATTTCAATCCGTGCAGGATGTGGAGCTAGCCAATTTAGACGATCTGAAAAAATTAGTCCGCTATCATATTCTCCATGACCGTCGTTTTGTGTATGACTATATCTTGAGTACGGGTAATACAAATATGTCTAAGCAAACCATGCTAGATGGTAACAGTGTAGACATTAAGTTGGTTCCAAATACCAGTTCTCCGGGCTCTTTTAGCGGTATAACACTTCGGGGTTTGGGAAATACAACTGATGTCTTATTACAGAAACAGGATATCCTTACCGGAGATGGGGTACTACATATTGTTGATCAGGGTCTACGGCTAACACAGTAA
- a CDS encoding fasciclin domain-containing protein: MKNKSINAVWYMLLLCTTAVSVLLSCQKTEFMPELVGEEVPYKNEASQDVTQLLTTHNEAKVFLAAWQKSNIVALIKAAGVNTKVTVLVPADNALKQVGITLETVQKMTTEEAADFVQFYSFLGDLNQIKLGKYSLMVRSMLKNQNYRVPFYDNTEPVGRRYDIYAYRHYLAVKDGDLLVNGKSKGKLAYEPATNGGIYMLEKVIEKPTMTILEALIADGRFTFFVESQRLSEEMFYEKMLDDIEPLWGYRMSKEEFLSYYPEARVPYQRGWDIDRDPFYNEIPNINLTATFAPTDDAFRKAGFKSVADILAFNAKRGDVRYDDMYFEPRGAYPTDTLFSFHRNWGRVFATEDPAYGIALSNNTVFYSNDLDPALLNDYYVNIGGNSQVQYAYKMPLAFSKNGNQIQMKIKEAEQAPINIIETDINTVNGPIHVVDNLLLPKGFKLK, encoded by the coding sequence ATGAAAAATAAATCAATAAATGCCGTTTGGTATATGCTGTTGTTATGTACTACTGCTGTGTCTGTACTGCTATCTTGCCAAAAAACTGAGTTCATGCCGGAGCTTGTGGGGGAGGAAGTTCCCTATAAAAACGAAGCTTCACAGGATGTTACGCAACTATTGACAACGCATAACGAAGCAAAAGTTTTTTTAGCAGCATGGCAGAAAAGTAACATTGTAGCACTGATCAAGGCTGCTGGAGTCAATACAAAAGTGACCGTACTGGTGCCAGCCGATAATGCGTTGAAGCAAGTTGGAATAACACTAGAGACTGTTCAAAAAATGACTACTGAGGAAGCTGCCGATTTCGTCCAATTTTACAGTTTTTTAGGAGATCTTAACCAAATTAAACTTGGTAAATATAGTCTCATGGTTCGCTCGATGTTAAAAAATCAAAATTATCGAGTACCTTTTTATGATAATACCGAGCCAGTTGGCAGACGTTACGACATCTATGCTTATCGTCATTATCTGGCTGTGAAAGATGGCGATTTGCTAGTCAATGGTAAGTCTAAAGGAAAATTAGCTTATGAGCCCGCGACAAATGGCGGTATCTATATGTTGGAAAAAGTGATCGAAAAGCCTACTATGACCATATTGGAGGCGCTAATAGCCGACGGAAGGTTTACTTTTTTTGTGGAATCCCAACGTTTGTCCGAGGAAATGTTTTATGAAAAAATGTTGGATGATATTGAACCTCTATGGGGATATCGTATGAGTAAAGAGGAATTTTTGAGCTATTATCCAGAGGCCAGAGTTCCCTATCAACGAGGCTGGGATATAGATAGGGATCCATTTTACAATGAGATACCTAATATTAACCTGACAGCCACCTTTGCACCAACAGATGATGCCTTTCGAAAAGCAGGCTTTAAAAGCGTGGCCGATATTTTGGCTTTTAATGCTAAAAGGGGAGATGTAAGATACGACGACATGTATTTTGAACCACGTGGAGCATATCCGACAGATACTTTATTCAGTTTTCATCGCAATTGGGGCAGAGTGTTTGCAACTGAGGATCCTGCTTATGGCATAGCGCTATCTAATAATACCGTCTTTTATAGTAATGATCTGGATCCTGCCTTGTTAAACGATTACTATGTGAATATAGGGGGAAATAGTCAGGTTCAATACGCTTATAAAATGCCGTTAGCTTTTTCTAAAAATGGAAACCAGATCCAAATGAAAATCAAAGAAGCTGAGCAAGCACCGATCAATATTATTGAGACAGATATCAATACGGTCAATGGGCCGATCCACGTTGTTGATAACCTACTGCTTCCAAAAGGATTTAAACTTAAATAA